Proteins encoded within one genomic window of Bacillus sp. F19:
- a CDS encoding glycosyltransferase family 4 protein — MPDKVLFTATVDYHFKSFHLPILKWFKEQGWEVHVAALGNIELPYVDQKFNLPIQRSPFNRRNSVAYSRLKEIINENNYSIIHCHTPVGGVLTRLAAREARKKGTKVIYTAHGFHFCKGAPLQNWLTYYPIEKWLSSYTDCLITINEEDYLLAIERRFAAGTVEHVHGVGIDTEKFKPITEAEKTKRRKSFGIAYDDFVLFYAAEFNKNKNQQLLLNAMARLKDNLPNSKLLLAGEGTLMEEYKQLAKTLRIEQMVHFLGFRKDIDTILPMCDLAVGSSLREGLPVNIMEAMACGLPVVATENRGHGELVENGVNGYLIKNQDVKLFSRKINDIALSKILLENLGSMSIKRVKNYELSSVSYELSEIYSRYMLRDTDETKDQYNRAYI; from the coding sequence ATGCCTGACAAAGTGCTTTTTACGGCAACGGTCGATTACCACTTTAAAAGCTTTCATCTTCCAATCCTAAAATGGTTCAAAGAACAGGGATGGGAAGTTCATGTGGCTGCACTTGGAAATATTGAACTTCCATATGTTGACCAGAAATTCAATCTTCCCATTCAACGGTCACCTTTTAATAGAAGAAACTCGGTTGCATACAGTCGATTAAAGGAAATTATTAATGAAAATAACTACAGCATCATTCACTGCCATACACCTGTTGGAGGTGTTCTCACTAGACTGGCTGCGAGAGAAGCAAGAAAAAAAGGGACAAAAGTCATCTATACGGCACACGGTTTTCACTTTTGTAAAGGAGCGCCGCTTCAAAATTGGCTAACATATTATCCAATTGAAAAATGGCTATCTTCCTATACAGATTGTCTGATTACTATAAATGAGGAAGATTATCTTCTGGCAATAGAACGCAGATTTGCTGCAGGGACAGTTGAACACGTTCATGGCGTGGGTATAGACACTGAAAAGTTCAAGCCTATAACGGAAGCGGAGAAAACGAAAAGAAGAAAATCTTTCGGAATTGCATATGATGATTTCGTTCTTTTCTACGCGGCAGAGTTTAACAAGAATAAGAATCAGCAGCTCTTGCTGAATGCCATGGCACGATTAAAAGATAACCTTCCAAACTCTAAGCTTCTCCTAGCTGGCGAAGGAACTCTTATGGAAGAATATAAACAGCTTGCTAAAACGCTCAGAATCGAGCAAATGGTTCATTTCCTTGGATTCAGAAAAGATATCGATACCATCTTGCCAATGTGCGATTTAGCAGTAGGATCCAGTTTACGTGAGGGACTTCCAGTCAATATTATGGAGGCTATGGCTTGCGGGCTGCCTGTTGTTGCTACGGAGAATCGAGGGCATGGGGAGCTGGTGGAGAATGGGGTGAATGGCTATTTGATTAAAAATCAGGATGTTAAGCTGTTTTCAAGAAAAATCAATGACATCGCCCTATCAAAAATATTACTCGAAAATTTAGGATCAATGAGTATTAAAAGAGTGAAAAATTATGAATTATCAAGCGTCAGTTACGAACTTTCAGAAATCTACTCCAGATACATGTTGAGGGATACAGATGAAACCAAAGATCAGTATAATCGTGCCTATATTTAA
- a CDS encoding glycosyltransferase, whose protein sequence is MKKNIIICLYDMEIGGIERSLINMLENFDYEHYNVDLLIFEHKGEFMKLIPKQVNILPEFSSYSVFRKPIAQCLKEGHFATSIVRVLSKYASIMKARKKKFKEGSAYIQMQLAIKYSSYILPKLNKKYDLAISYAWPHDLVANNVSAYKKIAWIHTDYSKLEIDNKIDLLTWKKFDYIASISDECTKSFLSKYPSLEDRIALIENISAPNFIIRMAREEITNNEMNISSYKILSVGRYSYVKGFDLAIKALRILHDKGLTNIKWFIIGYGGMESELKNLIQENNLLESFILLGKKENPYPYMETCDLYVQPSRYEGKAVTVTEAKILGKPILITNYPTAKSQIEDGIEGIICDLNPKDIATKVEELYRNQMLKDKLTKNIKNNNYSNINELSKIYELIEN, encoded by the coding sequence ATGAAAAAGAATATTATCATCTGCTTATATGATATGGAAATTGGTGGGATTGAACGAAGCTTAATAAATATGCTTGAAAACTTTGATTATGAACACTACAATGTCGATCTTCTGATTTTTGAACATAAGGGAGAGTTTATGAAGCTTATACCAAAACAGGTAAATATCCTTCCTGAGTTTTCTTCTTACTCTGTTTTTAGAAAGCCTATTGCTCAATGTCTAAAAGAGGGACATTTTGCTACGTCTATTGTTAGAGTTTTAAGTAAATATGCATCTATCATGAAAGCAAGAAAAAAGAAATTTAAGGAAGGATCTGCCTATATTCAGATGCAGTTGGCTATCAAGTACTCTTCATATATTTTGCCAAAGTTGAATAAAAAATATGATTTAGCGATTAGTTATGCCTGGCCGCACGATCTAGTGGCAAACAATGTATCTGCTTATAAGAAAATTGCCTGGATTCATACCGATTATAGCAAGTTAGAAATAGATAATAAAATCGATCTTTTGACATGGAAGAAATTCGATTATATTGCATCAATATCTGATGAATGTACAAAATCATTCCTTTCAAAATATCCATCTTTAGAAGATCGAATTGCTTTAATAGAAAATATATCAGCACCAAACTTTATAATAAGAATGGCTAGAGAAGAAATTACAAATAATGAAATGAACATAAGCAGTTATAAAATTCTATCAGTTGGAAGATACTCTTATGTAAAAGGTTTTGACCTTGCTATAAAAGCTCTCAGAATACTACACGACAAAGGATTAACAAATATAAAGTGGTTCATAATAGGTTATGGCGGGATGGAGTCTGAACTTAAAAACTTAATACAAGAAAATAATTTACTTGAAAGTTTCATACTCTTAGGAAAAAAAGAAAATCCATATCCATATATGGAAACTTGTGACCTATATGTACAGCCATCAAGATATGAAGGAAAAGCAGTTACTGTTACGGAAGCTAAAATATTAGGAAAACCTATATTGATTACAAATTATCCTACGGCAAAAAGTCAAATAGAGGATGGAATAGAAGGTATTATATGTGATTTAAATCCAAAGGATATCGCAACAAAAGTTGAAGAATTATACAGAAATCAGATGCTAAAAGATAAATTAACGAAAAATATAAAAAATAACAACTATAGTAATATTAATGAATTAAGTAAGATTTATGAACTTATAGAGAATTAG
- a CDS encoding glycosyltransferase family 1 protein → MKPMRVLQVVTIMNRGGLETMLMNYYRKMDRCKIQFDFMVHRVERGHYDDEIERLGGHIYRMPSIRPGNYRKYFHSLKDFFAKNRDYKVVHAHNNENSSFVLRAAKKAGVPCRIAHSHLSDLGIDLKLPFRLYARYYMKDNPTQFFACSKKAGQWLFGERNDITVLNNAVNVNDFSFNQEVRSEIRKDLNIGDQLVIGHIGRFNKQKNHDFLIAVFKSIYNRMPNSLLLLAGEGHLRPSIEDKVKRLGLSENVHFLGVRKDVHKLMQAMDVFLFPSLFEGLPVVLVEAQAAGLKSFVSNTITEETNVTGQLDFLSLKDPSESWANKILSSTYEHKNTLKILREKGYDTSTMSHWLTEFYFNQSSKEVEV, encoded by the coding sequence ATGAAACCAATGCGTGTTTTGCAAGTAGTTACTATCATGAATCGCGGTGGTCTTGAGACGATGTTGATGAATTATTACAGGAAAATGGACAGGTGCAAGATTCAATTCGATTTTATGGTTCACCGTGTGGAAAGAGGCCATTATGACGATGAAATTGAAAGGTTAGGCGGACATATATATCGAATGCCTTCAATACGTCCAGGAAATTACAGAAAATACTTTCATTCATTAAAAGATTTTTTTGCAAAGAATAGAGATTATAAAGTTGTCCATGCTCACAACAATGAAAACAGCAGTTTTGTTTTAAGAGCAGCAAAAAAGGCAGGGGTACCATGTAGAATTGCTCACAGTCATTTAAGTGATTTAGGAATTGATTTGAAACTGCCATTTCGCCTTTATGCCCGATATTATATGAAAGATAATCCAACACAATTTTTTGCCTGCTCTAAAAAAGCCGGTCAATGGCTTTTCGGAGAGCGGAATGATATTACAGTTCTCAACAATGCAGTAAATGTGAATGACTTTAGTTTTAATCAAGAAGTAAGGTCTGAAATACGAAAGGATCTCAACATTGGAGATCAGTTAGTAATAGGTCATATAGGAAGATTCAATAAACAAAAAAACCACGATTTTTTAATCGCAGTATTTAAATCTATTTACAACAGAATGCCTAACTCTCTTCTGCTTTTAGCAGGTGAAGGTCATTTACGTCCTTCTATAGAAGATAAAGTGAAAAGACTTGGTCTTTCAGAAAATGTTCATTTCCTTGGAGTTCGTAAAGATGTACACAAACTGATGCAGGCTATGGACGTATTTCTTTTTCCATCATTATTCGAAGGTTTGCCGGTTGTTTTAGTAGAAGCACAAGCAGCAGGCCTAAAGTCGTTTGTTTCAAATACGATTACAGAAGAAACAAACGTTACTGGGCAGCTAGATTTTTTAAGTCTTAAAGATCCATCTGAAAGTTGGGCAAATAAGATTTTATCTTCCACATATGAACATAAAAATACTTTAAAAATCTTGCGTGAAAAGGGTTATGATACATCAACCATGTCACATTGGCTAACAGAATTCTACTTCAACCAATCTAGTAAAGAAGTGGAGGTATAA
- a CDS encoding EpsG family protein, with amino-acid sequence MTVMWLNLGIVYLFSFFGRYFSIRPSIHIDYVKPNKLLVFLATVSLITVAGLQKNIGDTVYYMHSFKTNELTWQTIDYAGDFGFNIYQMLLQNLSSDPQILIITTALITNVLIVSVLFKYSRMIELSIYVYITSGMYTTSMNGIRQYLAAAIVFIATKYILNGQFKKYLLVVLFASTIHKSALVLLPIYFIVRREAWTQVSFALFGLAVLIVIGFNEFSNLLFSAIGNTQYGHYSEFAEGGANKIRVIVSAVPVIIAFLGREKLRKFWPKSDYIVNMSIISVIFMVIATQSWIFARFNIYFGLYNLILLSWSVKLFNKNHERLVYYGILVCYFLYFYYEHVISFDLHYISDYINL; translated from the coding sequence ATGACTGTCATGTGGTTAAATCTGGGTATTGTTTATTTATTTTCATTTTTCGGACGTTATTTCAGTATCCGCCCTTCCATTCATATCGATTATGTAAAACCTAATAAACTATTAGTTTTTTTAGCAACAGTTTCTTTAATAACTGTTGCTGGGCTCCAAAAAAACATTGGAGACACTGTGTATTACATGCACTCCTTTAAAACAAATGAATTGACATGGCAAACGATTGATTATGCAGGAGATTTTGGTTTTAATATATATCAAATGTTACTGCAAAATCTCTCATCAGATCCTCAAATCCTTATCATTACAACTGCTTTAATTACAAATGTATTAATAGTTTCAGTCCTATTTAAATATTCTAGAATGATTGAACTTAGCATTTATGTATATATAACATCTGGTATGTATACCACTTCAATGAATGGTATCAGACAATACCTTGCAGCTGCTATTGTTTTCATAGCCACAAAATATATCTTAAATGGTCAATTCAAAAAGTATTTACTTGTCGTTCTCTTTGCCTCCACAATACACAAAAGCGCCCTTGTATTGCTGCCGATTTACTTTATTGTCAGGAGAGAAGCCTGGACACAGGTTTCATTTGCTCTATTTGGTTTAGCCGTCTTAATAGTCATAGGATTTAATGAGTTTTCAAATCTTCTTTTTTCAGCCATTGGCAATACACAATATGGGCATTACAGTGAATTTGCAGAGGGAGGAGCAAATAAAATCCGCGTCATTGTATCTGCAGTTCCAGTAATTATTGCTTTTTTAGGGAGGGAGAAATTAAGAAAGTTCTGGCCCAAAAGCGATTATATTGTGAACATGTCGATTATTAGTGTTATCTTCATGGTAATTGCTACTCAAAGCTGGATCTTTGCCAGATTCAATATTTACTTCGGTTTATATAATCTAATCCTACTATCATGGTCAGTAAAACTTTTTAATAAAAATCATGAAAGATTGGTTTATTATGGAATTTTAGTTTGTTACTTTCTTTATTTTTATTATGAACATGTAATTAGTTTTGACCTTCATTATATTAGTGACTATATAAATTTATAA
- a CDS encoding glycosyltransferase, producing MKPKISIIVPIFNVEKYLSRCLDSLLLQTFKDFEIIAINDGSTDSSGSILDEYAKKHNKIIAIHKKNNGVSSARNDGLQKAKGTYIGFVDPDDWIDERMYEILYLTAELEQADIVMCSYIREFGTHSKEKIFEEADNRKYVHEELKTKILRRLIGPIEKEVSNPEYLDAWGTVWSKLYKSELIKQNKLEFVDLKEIGSNEDTLFNIQAFYHAKSFVFLNQPLYHYWRVNETSVTSKYNQKLVHQFGTLYTRMEDFLQEKELSGEFQTALTNRISFNTLGLGLNTISRGNSNSIVKKIIELDEVLKSKHIKRSLNQFDMHHCPIVWKTFFFFAKNRIAVGLFLMLTSIEFLRKTVR from the coding sequence ATGAAACCAAAGATCAGTATAATCGTGCCTATATTTAATGTAGAAAAATATTTATCCAGATGCTTGGACAGTCTCCTTTTACAAACATTTAAAGATTTTGAGATTATAGCCATTAATGATGGTTCAACTGATTCAAGCGGAAGTATTTTAGATGAATATGCTAAAAAGCATAATAAGATTATTGCAATTCACAAAAAAAACAATGGAGTATCATCAGCACGGAATGATGGATTGCAAAAGGCAAAGGGAACATATATAGGATTTGTTGATCCAGATGATTGGATTGACGAAAGAATGTACGAAATCCTTTATCTAACTGCGGAACTAGAACAAGCTGACATCGTTATGTGTTCGTACATTCGTGAATTTGGAACACATTCAAAAGAGAAGATTTTCGAAGAAGCTGACAATAGAAAATATGTTCATGAGGAATTGAAGACGAAAATTCTAAGAAGGCTTATTGGTCCGATTGAAAAAGAGGTATCTAATCCAGAATATTTAGATGCCTGGGGTACTGTTTGGTCGAAGCTTTATAAATCGGAACTGATTAAACAAAATAAACTGGAATTTGTGGATCTAAAAGAAATAGGAAGTAATGAAGACACATTATTCAATATTCAAGCTTTTTATCATGCAAAATCATTTGTATTCCTTAATCAGCCTTTATATCATTACTGGCGGGTGAACGAGACATCCGTTACATCCAAGTATAATCAAAAATTGGTACATCAGTTTGGAACGCTCTATACTAGAATGGAGGATTTCCTTCAAGAAAAAGAACTCAGCGGAGAATTTCAAACCGCATTAACGAACAGAATCAGCTTTAATACACTTGGATTAGGGTTGAATACTATCAGCAGAGGAAATTCAAACTCGATAGTAAAAAAAATAATTGAATTAGATGAAGTATTAAAAAGTAAGCATATAAAACGTTCTTTAAACCAATTTGACATGCATCACTGTCCAATTGTTTGGAAAACGTTTTTTTTCTTTGCAAAAAACCGCATTGCAGTAGGATTATTTTTGATGTTAACATCCATAGAATTTCTAAGAAAAACGGTGCGTTAG
- a CDS encoding acyltransferase: MEKSLQHSPKKLEALTSFRFIAACLVFVFHVGLFKDFQLGYLGVSFFFILSGFILAYNYKNLNFQNTRQLKYFFVARVSKIYPLHLLTFFLAVPYYFFIPLKHEPILYVFQAITNITLIHSFIPFGNISFNGVSWSLSDELFFYIMFPILLFFSVGVLKKNSKMLFFVFLIWISLLFIFSKFSPESYYSVWISFYFPITRLFEFYVGLVAGLFFTKYSPKIGRKLSIFYSTTLEVSSLMLLILLVFVSPYFNQNLRYGLIFIPACTFLIFIFGLQKGKISTLLSFKKVSYLGEISFSFYMVHNLVLSYIYFLWKPNINNSLLISFCFIGTILLSVFLYHCYEEPMRKNIRNIYKNRTRIHQDINNHKEII, encoded by the coding sequence GTGGAAAAAAGTTTGCAACATTCACCTAAAAAACTAGAAGCATTAACTTCATTTAGATTTATTGCAGCTTGCTTAGTATTCGTTTTTCATGTTGGTTTGTTTAAAGATTTTCAATTAGGTTACTTAGGTGTTAGTTTCTTTTTTATACTTTCAGGTTTTATACTTGCATACAACTATAAAAACTTAAATTTTCAAAATACACGCCAACTAAAATATTTTTTTGTTGCCAGAGTATCAAAAATATATCCATTACATTTATTAACTTTTTTCCTGGCAGTTCCCTATTATTTTTTTATACCTTTAAAACATGAGCCTATCCTCTACGTTTTCCAAGCAATAACTAACATTACTTTAATTCATAGCTTTATACCATTTGGAAATATTTCGTTTAATGGTGTTTCATGGAGCTTATCTGATGAACTGTTTTTTTATATTATGTTTCCAATACTTTTATTTTTTTCAGTAGGCGTCTTAAAGAAGAATTCAAAAATGTTGTTTTTTGTTTTTTTAATTTGGATATCTTTGTTGTTTATTTTTTCTAAATTCTCACCTGAGAGTTATTATTCTGTATGGATTAGTTTTTATTTTCCTATCACAAGATTGTTTGAATTTTATGTCGGTTTGGTGGCTGGATTATTTTTTACTAAGTATTCACCAAAAATCGGAAGAAAATTATCTATATTTTATTCTACGACTTTAGAAGTATCATCATTAATGCTTTTGATATTATTGGTGTTTGTTTCACCTTACTTTAATCAAAATCTGAGGTATGGGTTAATTTTTATTCCTGCATGCACATTTTTGATATTTATTTTTGGTCTCCAAAAAGGAAAAATATCAACATTATTATCATTTAAAAAAGTTAGTTACCTAGGAGAAATAAGTTTTTCATTTTATATGGTTCATAACCTAGTTTTGTCATATATCTATTTTTTGTGGAAACCCAATATTAATAACAGTTTATTAATTTCATTTTGTTTTATCGGTACTATACTTTTAAGTGTTTTTTTATACCACTGCTATGAAGAGCCAATGCGTAAAAATATAAGGAATATTTATAAAAATAGAACAAGAATTCATCAAGATATAAACAATCATAAAGAAATAATATAA
- a CDS encoding glycosyltransferase family 2 protein produces the protein MKPTLTVFTPTYNRAYTLHLCYESLIRQTSKDFVWLIIDDGSSDGTSELVKKWQTKNTVPIIYHYQENQGMHGAHNTAYERIETELNVCIDSDDYMADDAVEKIVQFWKKYGSEKFAGIVGLDASPNGEIIGTRMPENLHHSTLTGLYSRFKVKGDKKLVYRTEITSKTPPYPIFEGEKYCPLSYKYILIDQIRPLLLMNEILCHVEYLPDGSSLNMINQYKKNPKGFAFFRKIGMQYSPTFKDRFRESVHYVSSSLMMKNRMFLNESPRRFTTLAAIPFGLALFLFMKDSNRKTFPIVNSQD, from the coding sequence TTGAAACCAACCTTAACAGTCTTTACACCTACTTATAATCGCGCCTACACTCTCCATCTATGTTATGAAAGTCTAATAAGACAAACAAGCAAAGATTTTGTTTGGCTCATCATTGACGATGGATCTTCAGACGGTACAAGCGAATTAGTAAAAAAGTGGCAGACTAAAAATACAGTTCCTATCATTTACCACTACCAAGAAAATCAAGGAATGCATGGAGCACACAATACAGCATACGAAAGAATCGAAACAGAATTAAACGTGTGCATTGATTCTGATGATTACATGGCAGATGATGCTGTAGAAAAAATCGTTCAATTCTGGAAAAAATACGGAAGTGAAAAATTTGCAGGAATTGTGGGTTTGGATGCATCGCCAAATGGTGAAATCATTGGAACAAGGATGCCTGAAAATCTGCATCACTCAACATTAACCGGACTATACTCAAGGTTTAAAGTGAAGGGGGACAAAAAGCTTGTCTATCGGACAGAGATTACAAGTAAAACTCCGCCTTATCCTATTTTTGAGGGGGAAAAATACTGTCCGCTCAGCTATAAATACATTCTAATTGATCAGATTCGTCCATTATTGTTGATGAACGAGATATTATGTCACGTAGAATATTTACCAGATGGTTCAAGTTTAAACATGATTAATCAATATAAGAAGAATCCAAAAGGATTTGCTTTTTTTCGGAAAATTGGCATGCAATATTCTCCGACTTTTAAGGACAGGTTCAGGGAATCAGTTCATTATGTATCGAGCAGTTTGATGATGAAAAATAGAATGTTTTTGAATGAATCACCTAGAAGATTCACAACCCTGGCGGCTATTCCATTTGGTTTAGCCTTGTTTCTATTTATGAAGGATTCGAATAGAAAAACATTTCCGATTGTAAATAGTCAAGATTGA
- a CDS encoding acyltransferase, with protein MFGITQKILREVIIQSKNRGIGIALIMNVSHLRGLTRAIFYKCLYFKNVKCSVFSMQQNSKIEIFNKRALFSIGKFVFVRKNASFRLDFDGRLFIDDKVFINDNCTINCVNKITIGKKTKIAPNVCINDHDHNYKNSSNQHLIKGEVHIGKNVWIGANAVILKDTWIGDNSVIAAGSVVKGVVPENSLFLNERTNKLKSFKQKIIAT; from the coding sequence ATGTTTGGTATAACTCAGAAAATCTTAAGAGAAGTTATAATTCAATCCAAAAATAGGGGGATAGGGATTGCTCTTATCATGAATGTTTCCCACTTAAGGGGATTGACCAGAGCTATTTTTTATAAATGTTTATATTTCAAAAACGTAAAATGCTCTGTATTCTCCATGCAGCAAAACAGCAAAATTGAAATCTTTAATAAGCGGGCACTTTTCTCTATAGGAAAATTTGTTTTTGTTAGAAAAAATGCAAGCTTTAGACTTGATTTCGATGGAAGACTTTTTATTGATGACAAAGTATTTATCAACGATAATTGCACGATCAATTGCGTAAATAAGATTACGATTGGAAAAAAGACTAAAATTGCTCCTAATGTTTGTATAAACGATCACGATCACAATTATAAAAACAGTAGTAACCAACACTTGATAAAAGGTGAGGTTCACATAGGCAAAAACGTTTGGATAGGAGCCAACGCAGTTATTTTAAAGGACACATGGATTGGAGACAATTCTGTGATTGCTGCTGGCAGTGTAGTTAAGGGAGTTGTTCCTGAGAATTCATTATTTTTGAATGAAAGAACAAATAAACTAAAGAGCTTTAAACAAAAAATCATAGCAACTTAA
- a CDS encoding polysaccharide pyruvyl transferase family protein, whose amino-acid sequence MENILLLDTSVASLNKGDDIIMKCVRYQLSDITKKTYVLTLPTHVSPFHWYQVARNSSRVQIYDNAKYKFVGGSNLLTMDMLTHFPQWNINLFNFGPLKGSIMVGVGAGKGNKINGYTKFLYKKVLSHKYIHSVRDERTKYFLEEMGFKALNTGCASLWTLIPDFCKEIPTVKSDSVIFTLTHHSKDLKNDQLLIDVLNRNYKKVYFWVQDAGDLVYFNKLKNIENIQIVPPTIEDYEKILNLGVDYIGTRLHGGIYAMRHKKRSIIISIDERARGMSTTYNLNLIERENLKDLEVMINSEIITDVKINFDVVNQWLDQFDK is encoded by the coding sequence TTGGAGAATATTCTTTTATTAGATACATCAGTAGCTTCCCTAAATAAGGGAGACGATATCATCATGAAATGTGTAAGATATCAATTGTCTGATATTACAAAAAAAACTTACGTTTTAACATTACCAACTCATGTTTCACCTTTTCATTGGTATCAAGTAGCTAGAAACTCAAGTAGAGTTCAGATATATGATAATGCTAAATACAAATTTGTAGGTGGTTCAAATCTACTTACAATGGATATGTTAACACATTTTCCACAATGGAATATTAATTTATTTAATTTTGGGCCTCTTAAGGGCAGCATAATGGTTGGTGTGGGAGCTGGAAAAGGAAACAAAATTAATGGTTATACAAAATTTTTATATAAAAAAGTGCTATCTCACAAATACATACACAGTGTAAGGGATGAAAGGACAAAATATTTTTTGGAAGAAATGGGATTTAAAGCATTAAATACGGGTTGTGCTTCTCTATGGACACTTATTCCTGATTTTTGCAAGGAAATTCCAACTGTAAAATCTGATTCTGTAATTTTTACTTTAACCCATCATTCTAAAGATTTGAAAAATGATCAGTTGTTAATTGATGTATTAAACAGAAACTACAAAAAGGTGTATTTTTGGGTTCAAGATGCTGGGGATCTAGTATATTTTAATAAACTCAAAAATATTGAGAATATCCAAATCGTTCCTCCTACAATTGAAGATTACGAAAAAATTCTTAATTTAGGTGTTGATTATATTGGAACACGTTTGCATGGTGGTATTTATGCAATGAGACACAAAAAAAGATCAATAATAATATCTATTGATGAAAGAGCACGTGGAATGAGTACAACTTACAACCTCAATTTAATTGAAAGAGAAAATTTAAAAGACTTGGAAGTAATGATAAATTCAGAAATTATTACAGATGTTAAAATTAATTTTGATGTAGTAAATCAATGGCTTGACCAATTCGACAAATAA
- a CDS encoding glycosyl transferase, translating into MKNDSVIPKKIHYCWFGKKEKPAIIKKCIQSWKKYLIGYEIIEWNEKNFDINSFTYVKEAYEAGKFAFVSDYVRVYALYHFGGIYLDTDVEIFKPFDESMLMQESFWGFEQENFIATSTIGAVKGNQFIKKFLNSYENKRFLKEDGSFDSLTNVAIVTRLLESKKLLLNGEYQVIKGIGAFYPQTYFSPYDYINSRKFITENTYAIHYFYKSWLPFRVKVKSFIKYVVARLIGGNNIARVRKLFS; encoded by the coding sequence TTGAAGAATGATTCCGTTATTCCTAAAAAGATACATTACTGCTGGTTCGGAAAGAAAGAAAAACCCGCCATCATCAAAAAGTGCATTCAAAGCTGGAAAAAGTATCTGATTGGCTATGAAATCATTGAGTGGAATGAAAAGAATTTTGACATAAATTCCTTTACATATGTAAAGGAAGCGTATGAAGCGGGTAAATTCGCTTTTGTAAGTGACTATGTTAGAGTATACGCACTTTATCACTTTGGAGGGATCTATTTAGATACAGATGTAGAAATTTTCAAGCCTTTCGATGAAAGCATGCTCATGCAGGAATCCTTTTGGGGCTTTGAGCAAGAAAATTTTATTGCTACGAGTACAATTGGAGCGGTTAAGGGTAACCAGTTTATAAAAAAATTTCTGAACTCTTACGAAAATAAACGCTTTCTAAAAGAAGACGGTTCTTTTGACAGTCTAACAAATGTTGCTATTGTCACAAGATTATTGGAAAGCAAAAAACTACTCCTGAATGGAGAGTACCAGGTAATTAAAGGTATAGGGGCTTTTTATCCTCAGACATATTTTTCACCTTATGACTATATTAACAGCAGAAAATTCATCACTGAAAACACCTACGCTATTCACTATTTTTATAAAAGTTGGCTCCCTTTCAGGGTGAAAGTGAAGAGCTTTATAAAGTATGTTGTTGCTAGATTAATCGGAGGAAATAACATTGCTAGAGTAAGAAAATTATTTTCCTAA